Genomic DNA from Deinococcus aetherius:
GCGCCATAAAGTAGGTGCGAGTGCCTTCAGAAGCTGGTGCCTTGAAGCCGAGGAGCTGAACCAATTCAGGGTTTTTGGTCCATGCCGCCGTGGGCTGCTGGTCGACGGCAGCCTCGACCTCCGCTGAATTGGTATTCTTGACGATTTTCTTGACGTTCTTAAAGGCGAAAGTCCCGTAACAACTATGAATTCGATCGCCCGCCGCTATGCCGATCTCATCGTTGAACTTCTGCGTGGGTTTCAATCGCAGGACCGGTTCCGCTCCAAGCAGCGGTGGCTGGAACTTCTCAACGGTGACATAACCCAGACGCTGGAGCGTTTCATACGTTCCCAACCCACTCTTCTGGACGGTGTCGGGATCGACGTCGGTCCCGACGGGTGAAGACCTGTTGCGCGATAGAGGGGTGGCCGGGTAGGTTCGGGGGGTGTTGCGGCTGGACAAGCTGAAGTCCCGAGCACGTTCCTTCGAGCGTCTGGTGGGGCTGACTCCCGAAGAGTTCGAGCGGCTGCTGAGCAAACTGGAGCCGTTGTGGGAGCAGGCCCACCGCCGCTCCCTGCTGGGCGCCGGACGGGTTCGGCGCATCGGTGCGGGCAACACCTTCAAGCTCGACCTGAGCCAGCGATTATTCGTCACGCTGCTCTACCTGCGCCAGTACTTCACGATGCACGTCCTGGGCATCCTGTTTGACCTGGACGCAGCGAATGTTTGCCGCAACATCCACGGCTTGCTGCCCGTCTTGGAGCAGGCGTTGCCTGCTCCCCTGCGTTCCCGGACCCTCCAGGCCAAGCCGGATGAGGTTGCGGGCAACCAGACCAAGAAGCCGAGAAAGATTCGCTCGTTGGAGGAGTTCTTGGAGGTGTTCCCCGAGCTGACGGACGTGATCGTGGACGGCACCGAGCAGCCCCGGGGGCAGCCGAAGGTGAAGAAGGGCCAGACGCCGGGGAAGAAAGCGGTGGGGCGGCCCAAGGACAAGAAGCGGTTCTATAGCGTCAAGCAGGGCACGCACACCCTGAAGACCCAGGTGGCGGTGACGCCCGAAGGGCAGGTCGTCCATCTCAGTGCGACCGCCAGCGGTCGCACTCATGACATGAAGGTGCTTAAACGGTCGCGCTTGATCAACCGCTTGCCCCCCCATGTCCGAGTGTGGGGGGACCGTGGGTACACCGGGCTGGAGAAGGTCTACCCCGAGCGCGAGACCATCGTGCCCGCCAAGCGCCCGAAGAAGGGCGAGTTGAGCCTGGAGCAACGTGAGCTGAACCGTCTGATCTCCAAGGTACGGATCACCGCCGAGAACGTCATCAATCGGATGAAGAAGTTCCGCGCCTGCAAGGAGTTCTTCCGAAACGAGCCCAAACGGCATGGGGTCATATGGGGCTGTGTCGCCGGACTCGTCAATCTCCGCTGGCAACGCCGACTCCTCCTGCCCACGACCTGAAACCTAGCGTAGGGCAGCGGGGCGACGTGAACCGTC
This window encodes:
- a CDS encoding transposase, which codes for MRLDKLKSRARSFERLVGLTPEEFERLLSKLEPLWEQAHRRSLLGAGRVRRIGAGNTFKLDLSQRLFVTLLYLRQYFTMHVLGILFDLDAANVCRNIHGLLPVLEQALPAPLRSRTLQAKPDEVAGNQTKKPRKIRSLEEFLEVFPELTDVIVDGTEQPRGQPKVKKGQTPGKKAVGRPKDKKRFYSVKQGTHTLKTQVAVTPEGQVVHLSATASGRTHDMKVLKRSRLINRLPPHVRVWGDRGYTGLEKVYPERETIVPAKRPKKGELSLEQRELNRLISKVRITAENVINRMKKFRACKEFFRNEPKRHGVIWGCVAGLVNLRWQRRLLLPTT